Proteins from one Phaenicophaeus curvirostris isolate KB17595 chromosome 16, BPBGC_Pcur_1.0, whole genome shotgun sequence genomic window:
- the HS3ST2 gene encoding heparan sulfate glucosamine 3-O-sulfotransferase 2, which translates to MARGAPSPAAAAAAAAASPSRRLARRVVALLALSLCCSCLCYRLLRCGPAAPRARCPPARSAAAAKRLLQQPRPRCGAPPAQPPAPPRAGAKRLPRAIVVGVKKGGTRAVLEFIRVHPDVRALGTEPHFFDRNYDRGLEWYRSLMPRTLDSQITVEKTPSYFVTKEAPRRIFNMSRDTKLIVVVRNPVTRAISDYTQTLSKKPDIPTFEGLSFRNRSLGLVDTSWNAIRIGMYAVHLESWLQYFPLSQIHFVSGERLITDPAGEMGKIQDFLGIKRVITDKHFYFNKTKGFPCLKKSESSGLPRCLGKSKGRTHVQIDPEVIEQLRDFYRPYNIKFYETVGQDFRWE; encoded by the exons ATGGCGCGGGGGGCGCCgagcccggcggcggcggccgcggcggcgGCAGCGTCCCCGTCGCGGCGGCTGGCGCGGAGGGTCGTGGCGCTGCTGGCGCTGTCGCTGTGCTGCTCGTGCCTCTGCTACCGCCTGCTCCGCtgcggccccgccgcgccccgcgccCGCTGCCCGCCCGcccgcagcgccgccgccgccaagCGGCTCCTGCAGCAGCCGCGGCCGCGGTGCGGGGCGCCCCCCGCGcagccccccgcgcccccccggGCCGGCGCCAAGCGGCTGCCCCGCGCCATCGTGGTGGGCGTCAAGAAGGGCGGGACGCGCGCCGTGCTGGAGTTCATCCGCGTGCACCCCGACGTGCGCGCCCTGGGCACCGAGCCCCACTTCTTCGACAGGAACTACGACCGCGGGCTCGAGTGGTACAG GAGTCTGATGCCACGAACGCTCGACAGCCAGATCACGGTGGAGAAGACCCCCAGCTACTTTGTCACCAAGGAAGCGCCGCGGCGGATCTTCAACATGTCCCGAGACACGAAGCTGATCGTGGTGGTGAGGAACCCGGTCACCCGGGCCATCTCCGACTACACGCAGACACTCTCCAAGAAGCCGGACATCCCCACCTTCGAGGGGCTGTCCTTCCGCAACCGCAGCCTGGGGCTGGTGGACACATCCTGGAATGCCATCCGCATCGGGATGTACGCCGTGCACCTGGAGAGCTGGCTCCAGTACTTCCCCCTCTCACAGATCCACTTTGTCAGCGGGGAGAGGCTCATCACGGACCCAGCTGGGGAGATGGGCAAAATCCAGGACTTCCTGGGCATCAAACGGGTTATCACGGACAAGCACTTCTACTTCAACAAGACAAAAGGCTTTCCTTGCCTGAAAAAGTCAGAGAGCAGTGGCTTGCCTCGCTGCTTGGGCAAGTCCAAAGGCAGGACTCACGTGCAGATTGACCCTGAGGTGATTGAGCAGCTTCGGGACTTTTATAGACCTTATAATATCAAATTCTATGAAACAGTTGGGCAGGACTTCAGGTGGGAATAA